The genomic DNA TGCTCTTTGAATTGTTTACTAGTATAGTTTAATCTGCACTTCTTTTGGCAAACAGATAATATGTTGTTCTTAGTTAAATCAGTGTTCGTGTTCATATGTAGGTTGATTTTAATTTACCTCAACGTTTTGACATTACATATGTTGATTCTGACTCGGGAAAAAAGCGCCCCATCATGATTCATAGAGCAGTTCTCGGGTCCCTGGAGCGATTTTTCAGAGTGCTGATAGAGCACTATGCTGGAGATTTTCCATTATGGATTTCTCCAATTCAAGCTAGAATTTTGCCCGTCACAGACATGTAGGTAAGTTCTTGCATGATTATACATTTAACTTCCATCAGCCCATCTACCAAACATTTTTTACAAGATTTAAGTTGTTTATTTGGTTTACCAAAAAGTTATATTAGTATAAGAAGAGGTTGTGCTTTTCTACAGTTGGACTACTGTAAAGAGGTGACCAGAAAGATGAAAGCTAATAGTATTCAGGCTAAAGTTTGCAGTGGTGAGCGTCTTCCGAAGCTCATCAGAAATGCCGAAAAACAAAAGATTCCTCTAATGGCGGTCGTCGGGCCCAGGGAAGTTAAGACACATACAGTTACAGTTAGGTCTAGGTTTTCTGGGGAGCTCGGATCCATGACAATTGGCGATTTGGTGTGGTCATCTCAGGCTCCCTTTTGATCAGTATATAAGTAAGATTACATTATCATATTCAAGCATTTTTGTTTTTCTTAATCTGGATGTCAATAATAAGGTGACATTGTTATCATTGTTATTATTGTATTGAAATGTTTagtttatgaaattaaatttgtGTTGCATATTTGATTTTTCTACAGGCTCTTACAAGTGCTTGCCAGTGGTTCCACCAGGATAATATGCTTCTGGGCCGATGACATTCCTCGGTTCCTGTAAAGCTCCCATTACAGTTGAGTTTCAAGGAAATTTGAAGGCTCATATAGACCTCAACCAGCTCAAATCACAGGACAGATGGATCATTTTCCAACAAATCGATGCCTTGACGCTCAATGGTGGTGTCTTTGATGGTCGAGGCCAAGTTGCTAGGTCTGAAAATAATTGTGCCCAAATTGGAAAATGTAGCAATTGACCCATAGTATGTATATAGTAATTGTTAATCCTTGTTAGATTATTTAGGTTGTTAGATTAGAAACTCGAAAATTGACTATATGCATGTTTTTTTATCTGTTATTCTTAGAATATATGGTTCAACCAGGTGACTAAGTGATATTTATCATTGTCGAATACATCGATGACCTTTATGCCCACTTCAAGAAAGCTGAGGTACGACACCTTTTTGAGAATAGTGGGTAATGAGATAATAATGAAGATTTTGGGTAATAGAAATCAACTTGCTTAGTTTTAGTGATTGGGGGTGCTTTTATGCCATTGGAATCTTGAATATAGCTTAGtaatttttttactttttaaGCTTATATGATATTTGTTGTGTTTATAATGAATGCTCTAGAAAGTCCTACAATGGGCTCATTTTTTCACGATACTTACTGCTGCTAACTTAAGGGATTATAGTTCTTGAAATGGCTAGTGTATGTTGTTGTCATGACCATAGAAACATAGACCCTGCTTCCTGTTTCATTTGTAGTTGGTATGTCGTGTTAGTAAGTTTTCAGATGTCAACTAATGGTAGGGAGTAGTTCTGGGGATATTATAGCAGAGAAGGTTGTAAAACATTTGTTATGTTGGGCAATAGGAAAGTCTTAAGCTCTTTGATTATTGTAATGTTCCTTAATAGTCCAGTTTGTTTGAACATTTATAATCTGCTTATGAGTGGGTGGATTCGCTTAGGTGAGaacatatagaagtaaaagaaggTCTTTATAGTTATCTGTTGTAGGGAGCAACGACAAATTAAAAGGAGATGATTAAAATTGGATGGAACCTTGAATGGTGAAAATCGGATCATTAATATGTACAAGATATGTAACTCTATGAATGTCCACTCTCTTTATATTAAAAGAGAATTCATTTTTCAGCTCTTAAACCTATCAAATACCTTTTTGTCTTGTTAGAAGTTTATTTGAAAATATGACATGTTCTTATATTTTCATTTATACCTTGCATGTatattggatttacatgcttacTTGGGATCTAAGACTTGAACTATGAATGGACCAGTTTTAGACTTGGCATTTTCAAATACCTTTTTGTCTTGTTAGAAGTTTATTTGAAAATATGACATGTTCTTATATTTTCGTTAATTCCTTGCCTGTATATTGGCTTTACATTCTTACTTGGGATCTAAGACTTGAACTATGAATGGACCAGTTTTAGACATAGCATGTTCTGATATCCACCAAATTTTCTATGCAGTAATTTATGTTCTCACTAGTTTGTTTTATCTGGATGCAGCTGTCATTTCAGATGTGGATAAATCAGATTCATGAAACTATAAACTCATAGAAAAAAGGGGATGTTGCTTTCTGGCGTAAAGAATTTCAAGCTGCTGTTGAGTGCTTCACACATGTATGGAGTTTAATATCCATCTTCTTCTAAGCAGTTATAGTAAGCTACTAAATAAAATTTTATGCTATATCTTACCTTCATTTATTTTTTATGTGTCTATTTATCTAAATTAAACCGGTTAGTGGTGACACTTAACTTAGTTCGTATACACTATGAATTCCAAAATTTCTAAGCATGTAAACACGCTTGATATTTGTACAGGAGAAACAAAAGGCTAAGCAACCAGATCCTTCCTAGCGCAGAATTATTTCCAGCGCATAATTTGGGAATTTTAAATTTTGAAGTTTAGAATTAGAAGCACTCATTGAAATAGTTCAGAGGCTTGGAACAAGAAGGTTTGCATGTTGTTGAATCTTCACTAGTACAGACTGGACTTTTAGCGTCGGTCAAAACAACACTAAGGTGTCGGTCAAGTGGCGAAGTAAGTGTGGGAGACGCTATAGGTATGGACCTACAGCGTCGGTTAAATGAGCGACACACAAACATTAATTGCGTCGGTTAAGCAACACACGTCATAGGGTCATCAACCGACGCTGTAGGTTAACTTATAGCGTCGGTGCTATATATATAACCGACGCTATTTGTTACATTGCTATGCGTCGGTTGGACAAAATGCCGACATTCTTGGTTTGATTAATTGCGTCGATCATCTCAAATGCCGACGCTGTTGGTTGTCACTTGTTGCGTCGGTTGATTAAAATGCCGATGCAACAGGTTTTCATGATATACGTCGTGCTATTTAACCGACACTATTTCTTCTCACCAAATACATTAATTAGCAGAAATACCGACACATTTGCTTCTCATCAATAGCTACGGTTAGCTAGAATGCCGACGCTTTTTGTaacaaaaaatttattttttccTGTTTTCCATtgatattttatatattttctaTAAATATGTTCCATTATATAATTAATACTAATATCCCAAAAATACAGTAAAACAGAAAATTAAATTGTACAacttaaaaattatatattacaatAAATTTAGAAAATTTAATTATACCATTCGTGGGAGAAAAGTATATATTAAATTATACATACCATCCAACTCTTTCGATTATGGTTCCCTTACAGATAAAATAACACATATTATGTCTCCCCTAACAACTACTTTAAAATTTTCAAGTCGCCTTTTTTCTTTCTGCAAAACGGGATCGCAAAACTACATCCTGTCTTTTGACACGAACATGAGATGCTTTTAAATGCTTGACCATCAGTTCTCATTTTTCTCTGAAATGttcaaaaaataataaattcacaATCATGCAAATTATAATCAACACGAagattatatattttaattaaatatttgaaataaCAAGGTAAGAAATGGTTTTATGCTTCTCCATACATATACTTTACTTTTGTTTTCCAAGATCCACCGGAGGATATGCTACTCTTATATTGGCTTCCACGTACCATTTACTTTTGTACAAGCTTTAACCACATTTTCTACTTCCTGCTAAAAGGAAGAAAAAAGATAATATAAAGAGATCATCTATTGATACTTGTGAGTAAAACTCAGAAATAATATCTCTGTTAAGAAACATAAGGTCACATCCTTACATTCTCAGACAACAAAATTTGCTAATGGCACTTGTTTCCCTCTCAAACAACTAGATCAACTTTTTCCAAGTTTTTTATACACTTTGCAAAGAAATGTGATAAAGACGCATGCAAGTTTCCTAGCAAAGGCATAAAAAGTGCCTGATATCCCCTGACATAAATGATCATTTAAATGTTCAAGACAGAAAATTAAAAACTATGCGCCTCATATTTAGATTAAATCAAAACAGCTTATTCTATTATCTTGGAAGGACATGCAATGCATGAACACATGACAACATAAAATGGAGTTCTTTGGGAGTACGAACCTGATCAACAGTGGTTGAACTTTGAAGCCTCTTGAGGGAAGTATCAGTAAGAGAGCAAGCACGACGGTACAAAGAATCCACCTCGGCTCTCTTTCCATCCAAATTGTAAGATTTAGTCAAGTAGAAATACCTACACCAATTGAAAAGGAAACCATTTATACAGATAAATAGCTAACAGATCTCTTACCAGTTAGAATATACTCATTTTTGAAACATCAACAGTGAATATAATTAGTTAGGTCTTCTCAAATCTCAAAATGCTGGATATCGGTCTATAGTAAATATATAGAAAGACCAATATGTATATGGAAGACTGAAGTACTGAAACACAACCTATACTGTATCAGGATACCGTTCTTACCTGGTCTAAATGAAGTTACTGGTTAATAGTTTCTACTTTTTAGATTTTATAGTTTAATTAAGTAGGTCTCCATGTAAAAAGAGGCCAACCAGTCATGACAAGAGATACTAATATTGTATGTTACTGAAAGATGGGGCTTATAACACTATAGGTTTATCCTTTTGCTAACAGACATAATGTTACATAGACTAAACCAACTAGTGTGTTTGAGAGATGAGTGCGTTGAGAGTGGGGATTAGGGAGAGGGAAAATTAAGAGATGCGAGTGGGTGAGGTGAAGGGGGTGAGTGGAAGAGGAAAAGAGACAGAGAGGAGAAATATCTGGGgaaaatgaaaattttaattttgacCTATGTATAAGATCTTATACTTAGGTCAAAACCAATGAAAGGAAATGACTTTGTAAACCTTGTATTTAATGAACTGTCTAGCAGAACTATCGCTTACGGGTAGACTTGACTCAGTTCTCAATGCCACTATATGCACTACTATAACAGGTTTTATggaaaatataaaattaatatccAGATCAATCAAATGTGGACTTACCAAATTGTTCTTGAACAATTACTTCCAATAGGCAAGACAGTTTATCAACTTTAACCAGATGCCTCGGAGATCTTGGAACAATTACTTCCAATAAGCAATGTCAGATATTTCTGCACTTGTTAGTGCCACGATCAATCATGCTTTCTAGCATATTTATTGCCACCATCACTGGTTTTTGCAAACTGCAACACCTTCGGATAGTATCTCCGTGTACAAACATCATTTGTTAGTTGTCTTTCAGATGGCATAATGTATATATTGATAATCAAGATTGTTGGTTGTATTCCATACACAGTGAAGCCCTCAATATCATCAAATGTTATTAGCTACTTCTTAATAGGACCAGACCCCAGACATCATTAACAACAGTAAAACAAGATTGCTTAAATCTTGAAGGAGAAGGAGGATCACTATAAGTCTATAACACTTTTACTTAATTTGagtaaaattaatttaattttacatagaatatttatttatttaattttaattttatcaACGGTGATATTGTGATACCCATATATAACATTTGGCAATTCTAAAGCAGAGACCATAGATGGGTAAAAGTTAAAAATAGTAATACTAATTGATGGTAAGCCGTAGTTTTTCTAAAATGAAAACAAATGGGGCACTGGAAAAGAAACATACAACATAGAAAAGAAACAACACATACACTCTAAATTCAAAAAATATACCAGAAAAGAAACCTCTCTTTCTGTTAATACAAAGAGCATTAACTTGATTCATAGAGTCTAAAGAAGCAATAAATTAGATCAGTCATTATGAATATTGTTTTCTTCTTATGCATCCCTTCTAGTTCTCCTGATTCTTTCCATTGTTATTGGCTTTGACTTATTAAATGCCATATGAGAATAATGATAATCAATTTGTATACAGAACTGCAGACGTGGGTGCAAGGGAATCCCAGAAGTCAAATTATTTAACGTAAATCGTCGTTGCAGTTTACCAAAGGAAGAGATAACATTAAACAAAAGTTTAACAGCAAAGTGGATCAATAGATTAAGTAAATAGACTGAAAAGACTATACATTATCTTTAATATCTcagtaataataatatttactGCAGTATTAAATGAATATGTACCACAGAAGTCAAACAAATGTTTGTAAGAGTCATCATTATACAAGCATCTAGAAATTTGGCATGCATAGAGAAATTAAATTTACTGATAGCAAAAAAGATTCAAGTTTACTTTAAACCGTAAGCCACACTCCCTCATCATTCAAAGTCTTGATATTTTGAGCATAAGCTGCATTTGTTTTCTCAGCAACTAACTTAGAGCTTATAAACAGATACTATTTGAATGTGATGACCACTAGCAGGACTTAAATCACCTAGATATGTCCTAGGTAATAATGTGATACAGCTTACACTCTGAAGGAAGTCCTATTTTTCCTTTTGCCAAGTCACGTGCCAAAGTGGCAAAATACATAAAAATTAAATGAAAACAGAAGAAATGACTTGTATTAATTAAATAAGCAACACTACCCTTAGAGCTGGTGTTTCCTCTATGCTCTTAAATTTAAGAAGTCAGCCTTAAAAGCAATAGGCCAAAAAGGGCAATATTACAAGAAAGGTTGTGTCATGGCATATCAAGTCACCCGTTAAAAAGCCTAACTTGGATCAACTTTAAAATTGGAATCAATTTGAATAATTAACTAATAGGTATCAACCTTAAGTTCTCTTAATAGTTAATGTTGCAACTTTTGACATTTGGTAGATTTTATTGGTAAGGTATCTACATCAGATTGCTGGAACCATTATTCTCCGCAGGTACTTACATTTAATCACAACAGTGATGGAAAGGAAACCTTGAAACTGACAGTGTGCAAAAATTCCTTTGTTTAACCTATATATACAAAACCGAAGATGGCATTTCaaagtaattaattttttaacCAGCTTCCAGAAATAACTTGTTTCCCCAAAGTTGCTTATGCCTAATCACAATAAAGATAGGATGGAAACCTTGAAAATTACAGTATGCTAAATTtgtatatttaatttatttataaaaaaccCAAAGATTGACCCCTCAAATAGATTGTCATAGTCATTAAAATGTGAGTATAGAAACCTCAAGGCGTATGGAACTCAGATAAGCTTGAGCAACCAGAgagatatatttatatttaaaggATCTGAGCTTACTTATACTTTCAGGTAGCTTTTTCGGACTATAAAATATGTAAGCTTTTTCGGACTTATAAAATATGTTAGATTGAGTGAAGATAAAACTCTCAAACATTGCAATAAATTTATGAATTTCAGCCAAATTTGTACAACCAGATATCCAAGAAATTTTGATTATGAAATCTCAACGTAAACTAAGAATTCTTCACTACTACTGCATTTTCCGGGTATCATTAAAATCAGATTTAAATCAGTAGGTCATTGTCAATCAGATTAAATCAGGGGATATAGAACATTTTCTATTAAGGTCATGAATCATTGCATTATTAAAAATGAAATCAGTTGTAATTGATCAATTTGATTTtttatttagttttatttttttttatgCCTCGTCACTTGAAATCATTCCTGAATAATTGTTGGAAGCTGGAAACATAAAGGCCGCCTAATTAACTCGAAACTTAAATAGGCCAGCTTAGCACCCATGAAAGATTACCTTGATTTCCTATATCTTGATTATTAACATTTCCTTATGcaatttaaaattgtaaaaaaacAGACACAAATAGGCTCCGGAAGCACACTTGCAGGGAAATACCCAAAGAGAAAACAACCAAGTTTATAAGATTTTGGTGCATGTTATCCCCCAACCAAATACTAATATATCCCTaatcatatatttatataaatatcaTGGACTGGGATATTGGGAGGAATAATACATGTTTCTCCTTGTCTTGGTCTGAGCCCTATAGTCTCTCTATCTcgttttaaataaaatatattaaagcCATTGACAATGTTTTTAGTATATTTAAAGCATGCATGCATCATCATTAACACCAAGCACTTGACTTTTTAGAGAGAGCTGGTGAGAGTTTTTCTTCTAAAGAGGACAAACTTGAGGTTAGGAATTACGATTCTTGGTTGGTAAAATTTAATTAACACAATTATATATGGACTGCTACCAATGATCAATCACATAACCTAATTATGATGGTGAGAGCAATGACGAGAGTACCGAGCCGGATGAAGATCGTGACATGAGCGGTTCTTTTTATGATCATGTCCCTCATGGTGGTCCAGTCATTAGGGGTTAATATTAGCTTTATGTATTTGAATGTTTGTAAGATAACTAAGTTGTGCTTGTAAACATAATTTGGTTTGTAAACTGAATTTTAGTTTGCTTTCTACTTTTGATTGTGAATTAGTATGGATTTACGGTATAACTAATATAAATTATGTATTATGACTTGATTGCGAGGTTTAGAGTTTGTTTTAAGTTTGCGATTGCATAAGATTTTGGCaggtttagaatttaaattggaagccGAAAATGGCTAGATACTGAAATATTAGTATTTGGTTAGTCTGGAAAAATAAACTTACGACGATTGTTCTTCAAATATTCCGTCGTAATTTTCCTGGAAAaacaaacttacgacggttgttctTCATATATCCCGTCGTAATGTATAcattttcatttttaaattttctttttgaattttcatttcccGGCTTGTAGACCCCACCTTCTAAAATACGACATTTTTTCTGTTGTAACTTTCTAACTTATGATGAATTCTTTTgtcataaaattatattttatttcattaaaAGTGGGTCCCGTAAAGTAATAAGCGAtattttttccgtcgtaagttcaTAACTTACGACGTTATTATTCGTCGTATTATAGTATCTTACGACGATAAAttccgtcgtaagtagatttattattttattgagtatgTGGGCCCCTCCTTCCTAACTTGCGACGTAATTTTAACTTGTGACGaaaaaacgaacttactactcgaccaaaaagGATGATTTTTTCCatcgtaaatggctcaattacgacgatttcagttcaaaaaacccgtcgtaaatggccagatttCTTGTAGTGATATTGATAATTAAATGGTTTTTGCGTAGCAATGAGAATTTTTGTGCTCTTTGAATTGTTTACTAGTATAGTTTAATCTGCACTTCTTTTGGCAAACAGATAATATGTTGTTCTTAGTTAAATCAGTGTTCGTGTTCATATGTAGGTTGATTTTAATTTACCTCAACGTTTTGACATTACATATGTTGATTCTGACTCGGGAAAAAAGCGCCCCATCATGATTCATAGAGCAGTTCTCGGGTCCCTGGAGCGATTTTTCAGAGTGCTGATAGAGCACTATGCTGGAGATTTTCCATTATGGATTTCTCCAATTCAAGCTAGAATTTTGCCCGTCACAGACATGTAGGTAAGTTCTTGCATGATTATACATTTAACTTCCATCAGCCCATCTACCAAACATTTTTTACAAGATTTAAGTTGTTTATTTGGTTTACCAAAAAGTTATATTAGTATAAGAAGAGGTTGTGCTTTTCTACAGTTGGACTACTGTAAAGAGGTGACCAGAAAGATGAAAGCTAATAGTATTCAGGCTAAAGTTTGCAGTGGTGAGCGTCTTCCGAAGCTCATCAGAAATGCCGAAAAACAAAAGATTCCTCTAATGGCGGTCGTCGGGCCCAGGGAAGTTAAGACACATACAGTTACAGTTAGGTCTAGGTTTTCTGGGGAGCTCGGATCCATGACAATTGGCGATTTGGTGTGGTCATCTCAGGCTCCCTTTTGATCAGTATATAAGTAAGATTACATTATCATATTCAAGCATTTTTGTTTTTCTTAATCTGGATGTCAATAATAAGGTGACATTGTTATCATTGTTATTATTGTATTGAAATGTTTagtttatgaaattaaatttgtGTTGCATATTTGATTTTTCTACAGGCTCTTACAAGTGCTTGCCAGTGGTTCCACCAGGATAATATGCTTCTGGGCCGATGACATTCCTCGGTTCCTGTAAAGCTCCCATTACAGTTGAGTTTCAAGGAAATTTGAAGGCTCATATAGACCTCAACCAGCTCAAATCACAGGACAGATGGATCATTTTCCAACAAATCGATGCCTTGACGCTCAATGGTGGTGTCTTTGATGGTCGAGGCCAAGTTGCTAGGTCTGAAAATAATTGTGCCCAAATTGGAAAATGTAGCAATTGACCCATAGTATGTATATAGTAATTGTTAATCCTTGTTAGATTATTTAGGTTGTTAGATTAGAAACTCGAAAATTGACTATATGCATGTTTTTTTATCTGTTATTCTTAGAATATATGGTTCAACCAGGTGACTAAGTGATATTTATCATTGTCGAATACATCGATGACCTTTATGCCCACTTCAAGAAAGCTGAGGTACGACACCTTTTTGAGAATAGTGGGTAATGAGATAATAATGAAGATTTTGGGTAATAGAAATCAACTTGCTTAGTTTTAGTGATTGGGGGTGCTTTTATGCCATTGGAATCTTGAATATAGCTTAGtaatttttttactttttaaGCTTATATGATATTTGTTGTGTTTATAATGAATGCTCTAGAAAGTCCTACAATGGGCTCATTTTTTCACGATACTTACTGCTGCTAACTTAAGGGATTATAGTTCTTGAAATGGCTAGTGTATGTTGTTGTCATGACCATAGAAACATAGACCGTGCTTCCTGTTTCATTTGTAGTTGGTATGTCGTGTTAGTAAGTTTTCAGATGTCAACTAATGGTAGGGAGTAGTTCTGGGGATATTATAGCAGAGAAGGTTGTAAAACATTTGTTATGTTGGGCAATAGGAAAGTCTTAAGCTCTTTGATTATTGTAATGTTCCTTAATAGTCCAGTTTGTTTGAACATTTATAATCTGCTTATGAGTGGGTGGATTCGCTTAGGTGAGaacatatagaagtaaaagaaggTCTTTATAGTTATCTGTTGTAGGGAGCAACGACAAATTAAAAGGAGATGATTAAAATTGGATGGAACCTTGAATGGTGAAAATCGGATCATTAATATGTACAAGATATGTAACTCTATGAATGTCCACTCTCTTTATATTAAAAGAGAATTCATTTTTCAGCTCTTAAACCTATCAAATACCTTTTTGTCTTGTTAGAAGTTTATTTGAAAATATGACATGTTCTTATATTTTCATTTATACCTTGCATGTatattggatttacatgcttacTTGGGATCTAAGACTTGAACTATGAATGGACCAGTTTTAGACTTGGCATTTTCAAATACCTTTTTGTCTTGTTAGAAGTTTATTTGAAAATATGACATGTTCTTATATTTTCGTTAATTCCTTGCCTGTATATTGGCTTTACATTCTTACTTGGGATCTAAGACTTGAACTATGAATGGACCAGTTTTAGACATAGCATGTTCTGATATCCACCAAATTTTCTATGCAGTAATTTATGTTCTCACTAGTTTGTTTTATCTGGATGCAGCTGTCATTTCAGATGTGGATAAATCAGATTCATGAAACTATAAACTCATAGAAAAAAGGGGATGTTGCTTTCTGGCGTAAAGAATTTCAAGCTGCTGTTGAGTGCTTCACACATGTATGGAGTTTAATATCCATCTTCTTCTAAGCAGTTATAGTAAGCTACTAAATAAAATTTTATGCTATATCTTACCTTCATTTATTTTTTATGTGTCTATTTATCTAAATTAAACCGGTTAGTGGTGACACTTAACTTAGTTCGTATACACTATGAATTCCAAAATTTCTAAGCATGTAAACACGCTTGATATTTGTACAGGAGAAACAAAAGGCTAAGCAACCAGATCCTTCCTAGCGCAGAATTATTTCCAGCGCATAATTTGGGAATTTTAAATTTTGAAGTTTAGAATTAGAAGCACTCATTGAAATAGTTCAGAGGCTTGGAACAAGAAGGTTTGCATGTTGTTGAATCTTCACTAGTACAGACTGGACTTTTAGCGTCGGTCAAAACAACACTAAGGTGTCGGTCAAGTGGCGAAGTAAGTGTGGGAGACGCTATAGGTATGGACCTACAGCGTCGGTTAAATGAGCGACACACAAACATTAATTGCGTCGGTTAAGCAACACACGTCATAGGGTCATCAACCGACGCTGTAGGTTAACTTATAGCGTCGGTGCTATATATATAACCGACGCTATTTGTTACATTGCTATGCGTCGGTTGGACAAAATGCCGACATTCTTGGTTTGATTAATTGCGTCGATCATCTCAAATGCCGACGCTGTTGGTTGTCACTTGTTGCGTCGGTTGATTAAAATGCCGATGCAACAGGTTTTCATGATATACGTCGTGCTATTTAACCGACACTATTTCTTCTCACCAAATACATTAATTAGCAGAAATACCGACACATTTGCTTCTCATCAATAGCTACGGTTAGCTAGAATGCCGACGCTTTTTGTaacaaaaaatttattttttccTGTTTTCCATtgatattttatatattttctaTAAATATGTTCCATTATATAATTAATACTAATATCCCAAAAATACAGTAAAACAGAAAATTAAATTGTACAacttaaaaattatatattacaatAAATTTAGAAAATTTAATTATACCATTCGTGGGAGAAAAGTATATATTAAATTATACATACCATCCAACTCTTTCGATTATGGTTCCCTTACAGATAAAATAACACATATTATGTCTCCCCTAACAACTACTTTAAAATTTTCAAGTCGCCTTTTTTCTTTCTGCAAAACGGGATCGCAAAACTACATCCTGTCTTTTGACACGAACATGAGATGCTTTTAAATGCTTGACCATCAGTTCTCATTTTTCTCTGAAATGttcaaaaaataataaattcacaATCATGCAAATTATAATCAACACGAagattatatattttaattaaatatttgaaataaCAAGGTAAGAAATGGTTTTATGCTTCTCCATACATATACTTTACTTTTGTTTTCCAAGATCCACCGGAGGATATGCTACTCTTATATTGGCTTCCACGTACCATTTACTTTTGTACAAGCTTTAACCACATTTTCTACTTCCTGCTAAAAGGAAGAAAAAAGATAATATAAAGAGATCATCTATTGATACTTGTGAGTAAAACTCAGAAATAATATCTCTGTTAAGAAACATAAGGTCACATCCTTACATTCTCAGACAACAAAATTTGCTAATGGCACTTGTTTCCCTCTCAAACAACTAGATCAACTTTTTCCAAGTTTTTTATACACTTTGCAAAGAAATGTGATAAAGACGCATGCAAGTTTCCTAGCAAAGGCATAAAAAGTGCCTGATATCCCCTGACATAAATGATCATTTAAATGTTCAAGACAGAAAATTAAAAACTATGCGCCTCATATTTAGATTAAATCAAAACAGCTTATTCTATTATCTTGGAAGGACATGCAATGCATGAACACATGACAACATAAAAT from Apium graveolens cultivar Ventura chromosome 5, ASM990537v1, whole genome shotgun sequence includes the following:
- the LOC141659787 gene encoding threonine--tRNA ligase, chloroplastic/mitochondrial 2-like: MDFIGKVSTSDCWNHYSPQVDFNLPQRFDITYVDSDSGKKRPIMIHRAVLGSLERFFRVLIEHYAGDFPLWISPIQARILPVTDIYISIRRGCAFLQLDYCKEVTRKMKANSIQAKVCSGERLPKLIRNAEKQKIPLMAVVGPREVKTHTVTVRSRFSGELGSMTIGDLVWSSQAPF